TTCGCGCGATTTCCCAACTCCGAGGTCGTCGTCCAGTTTCTCTTCACTTTCGGCCTGTTGTGCTTCTTCTTCATGAACGAGCAGCGGTCGTCGCTTGCAGGCGGCCTCGCGGGGTTCGCCTTCGCCTCGACGTTCCTCGCACGCTTCGAGACGGTGCTGTTCGCGATCCCGATTGCAGTCTTTCTGGCGTGGAAACGTGTTCGGGGCGAGCTCGGGAAACCGGAGCTCTTGTTCTTCTTCACATTCGCGCTCGTCTCCACCCACGCCGTCGTGCACGATCGTCTGTTCGCCTGGCCATACGTATCGAGCATCCTCGGACGCCACTACTGGCGTTTCATCGGTGACAACATCGTCGTTCTCGCCGCGGTGGGCCTGCTGCTCTTCTTCGCCGCGGATCGTCTCGTGGTCAAGGTTCCTCCGCGCTTCTTGGGCTCGATCGAGTCCCCCGCGGTTCGTCTTGGCTCGGCTCTTGGTCTTTTCGCCCTGGCTCTCTACGCCTATTTCGTGAGGCCCGTTTGGCACGCCGCTCGAACGGCACCGCACGACGCCGAAGCCTTTTTTCGCATGGGGTGGTATCTCTACCCCGCCGGGCTGGCGCTCGCGACCGCGGGTCTCATGGGCCTCGTCGTCCGGGCCAGAAGAGCTCAGGCGTTCTTCGTTCTGATCGCCCTGACGTTCTCGTTCTTCTTTTTTTATAAGGTGCGCGTCTGGCACGATCACTACTTCGCCATGAGGCGCTTCATCCCCGTGATCCTCCCCGCTTTCTTCTCCGGGATCGGAGTGTTTCTCGGAACCCTTCGGCCAGTTGCGGGCTCGCTCGTCAAATGGGGAGCGCGCGCGGTCGCGGCGGCTCTTCTTCTCGTGTACCTCGCTGCCGGCGCCCGCCTCTGGCGTCACAACGAGTTTCGAGGCAGCCTCGATTTCGTGGAAGATCTCGCGCGCCACCTCGGGGACGAGGACATCGTCTTTTTCCCCCGTCAGGAAGGCCTTCATCTCCTCGAGCTTCCGCTCGCCCATCTGGAGGGAAGAAACGTCCTCGAGTTCTATACGTTGAAGCCCGATCGCGCGCTTCTCGAGCGACTCCTGGCATCGTGGCGCAGCCGCTATCAGGACGTCTATTTCGTCACCAACTACAAGATCTCCCTTTCGGGCCTCTTCACCCGGCACGTGAAAGACTTCTGGCTGGCAACGGAAAAGTACGAGTACGCCTACACGAGACCTCCTCGAGGACCGGAGCCATTTCACCTCCGCTTCACGCTTTCGAAGGCCGTTGACGTCGAAGACCTCGCGAAGCGCGTTCCTCCCCTCGAGCGGCTCGACATCGGGGGGAGCGATGACCTCCAGGTTGCGTGGTTTCACGAAAAGGAGCTCGAGGAAGACGGCACGACCTATCGCTGGAGCCAGAGGACCTCCTCGATCTTTCTGCCGCAGGTGGGATCGGAAACGAGAACCCTGGCTCTACGAATGGCGGGCCCCAAGGAGGACGACGCTCCGCTCTACCCGGTCGAAGTCGCAATCGATGGTCAGTCGATCGGTTCGATCCAGCCGACGCGAAGCTACGCGACCTATGAGCTCACGATTCCGCCGCGCGATGCCCGAAGCTACGCCATCCTGACGCTCACGACCCAGACGTGGCGGCCCTCGCGAGCGCTTGCGGGCGCGAGCGACGTTCGCGATCTCGGCCTTCGGCTCGACTGGATCGAGCTCCAATAGACTAACCCGGTTCGTACCGCTCGTAGAGCCAGTCGAGTGCCCCGTCGATCTCCTCCCACGCCTCGTTCAACGTGCCGACGCAGTTCTGGGCGTTGACAACGTCTTCTTCATCCGACGCGAAGTCGGGCTCGAAATCCAGCAGCATTTCTGCCACGAGAGGGTTTCTCGATATCGCCGCCTCCAGCGCCTTCCGCGCTTTCGGTTTGTCGCCCACCTGGGCGAAGATGGCCAGAGCCCGGCCATAGGTCCAGACAGGCTCCGCCTCTTTGCCCTGCGCCTTGGCCAACCCTTCGGCCTCCTTGAATTGTCCCGCCGCAAAGAGGGCCGAGAACAGCTCGTAGCGGACTCCCTGATGGTCGCTCCGGTCGAGAGCGAGAAGCTGTGTGTAGCACGCGATCGCCGTCTCCCAGTCTCCTACCTCGGCCATCAGATCGGCCATCCCGTGCAGCGCTCGGAGAAAGGGTCTGGCGGGATAGTGATTCCAAAGCTCGCCCGCGGGCGCGTCGTGCCGTCCCGATTCGAGAACCTCTTTCCCCGCTTCGAGCGCCCGACCGTAGGACTCCATCGCCTGCCCGACGTCGCCCGCGAGCTCGGCTTGCAATACGAGAGCATCGACGCACGCGGGGTCGAACTGAAGGGCCTCGTGGACGAGCTGGATCTGATGCCGCCCCCAGGCGTCGAGAGCCTGAAAGAAGATTTCCTGAGCGCGCTCGGCATCGGTTCGGGGCTCGAACGGAATCTCGTCGAGGGGCATGCCCGTCAGCTCCCGTTCGAACACGGACCGCAGATCATCGAAGGTCGCATCCGGCCGACTCTCCATCTTTCGTGCCAGAAGAAAATGGAGGCGCTCGAAGACACGAGGATCGGGCAGGATGCCCCTTTGGACGAGCTCCTCTCGCGCGGGAGGCTGGAGAAGAAAAGGAAGAGTGAACCCGTAACCCGACCTCTCCCATTTGCCTTTGTCGAGGTCTTCGGGACGGCTCTCGGCGAGCGCGCTCATGAGACCCGTCAAGAAATCCAGAACACGGGGGCTCGGTCTCTTGATCCGATGGCGCGACTGAATGCACAGGGCGACGGGGTACGCGTCGTCGTCGGCCACTTCGAGATCGTTCTCCACCCAGAGCTCGGCATCCTGTAGGGGCATCTGGGACACGTCGTCGAAGCCCAAGTGCCAGACACCCTTTTTGGCAGGGGATTGCCCCGAAGAAACGTCCCAAAAGGTCCTCTCGTTGTCGAAGAAACCGATACCCCTCATCGAGCGCCCGTTGCCGAGGACGACGGCATAGCCGAGTCCTGGAGGCGCTCCGGCACGGATCTCGATGAGGTCGCGATTCGTGAGATGCCGCCAGGGAGCGGCTTCGCAGAATGCGCGCGCCGCCTCGGCAAAACGCCGCATCGCTTCCACGGTGACTCCCGCCACATCGAGAGCACCTGGGATATCGGCGCTTGAAGCTTCCTTGGCGAAAAGATCGAGGAACCTTTCCACACCCTCGAGTCGCTCGGTGGGCACGACGTCGATCTCGTTCCCCAGGCGATCGGACAGCAAGCGAGCCAGCGTCGGGTCGCGAACCTCGATCCGGTTCGGCCTTCGTCCGAGCTCGGCGATCATCTCCTCGAGTCCGGAGAGGAGGTCCTCGTCGCTTCCTCGCTCCATTTGTATCGAGCCGGACC
The DNA window shown above is from Vicinamibacteria bacterium and carries:
- a CDS encoding tetratricopeptide repeat protein, whose product is SGSIQMERGSDEDLLSGLEEMIAELGRRPNRIEVRDPTLARLLSDRLGNEIDVVPTERLEGVERFLDLFAKEASSADIPGALDVAGVTVEAMRRFAEAARAFCEAAPWRHLTNRDLIEIRAGAPPGLGYAVVLGNGRSMRGIGFFDNERTFWDVSSGQSPAKKGVWHLGFDDVSQMPLQDAELWVENDLEVADDDAYPVALCIQSRHRIKRPSPRVLDFLTGLMSALAESRPEDLDKGKWERSGYGFTLPFLLQPPAREELVQRGILPDPRVFERLHFLLARKMESRPDATFDDLRSVFERELTGMPLDEIPFEPRTDAERAQEIFFQALDAWGRHQIQLVHEALQFDPACVDALVLQAELAGDVGQAMESYGRALEAGKEVLESGRHDAPAGELWNHYPARPFLRALHGMADLMAEVGDWETAIACYTQLLALDRSDHQGVRYELFSALFAAGQFKEAEGLAKAQGKEAEPVWTYGRALAIFAQVGDKPKARKALEAAISRNPLVAEMLLDFEPDFASDEEDVVNAQNCVGTLNEAWEEIDGALDWLYERYEPG
- a CDS encoding glycosyltransferase family 39 protein, whose translation is MTALATPIIFFAPGLLIVSIFARQPKGGLTLAEQMYVAFAGSLLVSGWVGLLLAELGHFSAVNVAAFDAVVVVLGAVAARKRIRLEAGRFQAGEFIVPGAILAFASVVYFPPFEHVLGGRDPGIYVNAGFHLAREGTLVYVDPVIESLPVEARPLVFPDKELPPWSYERFQGFRLEHPDTARVSPHGLHLYPVWIGMASSLFQMKSGLWVTPYFAILGVLGLFFALNRLFGLEPAAWAAGLLAVFQIQIWFARFPNSEVVVQFLFTFGLLCFFFMNEQRSSLAGGLAGFAFASTFLARFETVLFAIPIAVFLAWKRVRGELGKPELLFFFTFALVSTHAVVHDRLFAWPYVSSILGRHYWRFIGDNIVVLAAVGLLLFFAADRLVVKVPPRFLGSIESPAVRLGSALGLFALALYAYFVRPVWHAARTAPHDAEAFFRMGWYLYPAGLALATAGLMGLVVRARRAQAFFVLIALTFSFFFFYKVRVWHDHYFAMRRFIPVILPAFFSGIGVFLGTLRPVAGSLVKWGARAVAAALLLVYLAAGARLWRHNEFRGSLDFVEDLARHLGDEDIVFFPRQEGLHLLELPLAHLEGRNVLEFYTLKPDRALLERLLASWRSRYQDVYFVTNYKISLSGLFTRHVKDFWLATEKYEYAYTRPPRGPEPFHLRFTLSKAVDVEDLAKRVPPLERLDIGGSDDLQVAWFHEKELEEDGTTYRWSQRTSSIFLPQVGSETRTLALRMAGPKEDDAPLYPVEVAIDGQSIGSIQPTRSYATYELTIPPRDARSYAILTLTTQTWRPSRALAGASDVRDLGLRLDWIELQ